Proteins from a single region of Paraburkholderia sp. ZP32-5:
- a CDS encoding gamma-glutamyltransferase family protein, whose amino-acid sequence MRPTLYGNRHAVSAGHYLAAAAGFSILEAGGNAIDAGCCAGIALGVLHPDEVNFAGVAPIMIRTGVGKVVTIAGLGHWPASIPPDIFMREHGGEMPDGILRTVVPAAPDAWITALRDFGTMSFADVASAAIEFARDGFSVFPFLEAEIRKHEADYSRWDSNKAIFLPNGRVPKVGERFVQRDLAATIQYMADEERAAARRGRVAGLEAARAAFYVGDIAQKIVAYHETHGGYLTRDDLATFRSRYEPAVRAPWREVELITCGPWCQGPTLIQTLLLLEKCGLEGLKHNSADYLHLYAEVIKCVFSDREYFYGDPSFLDVPLDHLFSDAHLADCAALIDRARAMPDMPPPIGRDAERYRIGKGSPERDPDTSYLCAVDRWGNAFSATPSDASWRSPVIPGLGIVPSGRGTQSRPDPRHPSGLAPGKRPRLTPNPAIVVRKDGAVMPFGAPGGDSQVQSMAQVFLNIFHFGMDVQEAIDAPRVRSWSFPSSFAPYEHYPGLLGIEGRIPTDVIAELEKRGHTVEVYPDYTRKTASVEAILAEPGGGFLRAGADPRQPAYAIAR is encoded by the coding sequence GTGAGACCCACGCTGTACGGCAATCGTCATGCGGTTTCGGCCGGCCACTATCTGGCCGCCGCAGCCGGTTTTTCGATCCTCGAAGCAGGTGGCAACGCGATCGACGCGGGCTGTTGCGCGGGCATCGCGCTCGGCGTATTGCATCCGGACGAAGTCAACTTTGCCGGCGTCGCGCCGATCATGATCCGTACCGGTGTGGGCAAGGTCGTGACGATCGCGGGACTCGGCCATTGGCCCGCGTCAATTCCACCGGACATTTTCATGCGCGAACACGGCGGCGAGATGCCCGATGGCATCCTGCGCACTGTCGTACCGGCCGCGCCCGACGCGTGGATCACCGCGTTACGTGATTTCGGCACGATGTCCTTCGCTGATGTCGCGAGCGCGGCGATCGAGTTCGCTCGCGACGGCTTTTCGGTGTTTCCGTTTCTCGAAGCCGAGATCCGCAAGCACGAAGCGGATTATTCGCGCTGGGACTCGAACAAGGCGATCTTTTTGCCGAACGGTCGTGTGCCGAAAGTCGGCGAACGTTTCGTGCAGCGCGATCTCGCCGCGACAATCCAGTACATGGCCGACGAGGAGCGCGCGGCGGCCAGGCGCGGTCGCGTCGCGGGTCTCGAAGCGGCGCGCGCGGCATTCTATGTCGGCGATATCGCGCAGAAGATCGTCGCGTATCACGAAACGCATGGCGGCTATCTGACCCGCGATGATCTCGCGACCTTCCGCAGCCGTTACGAACCGGCGGTGCGCGCGCCGTGGCGCGAGGTCGAACTGATCACGTGCGGTCCATGGTGTCAGGGACCGACGCTGATCCAGACACTGCTGCTGCTCGAAAAATGCGGCCTCGAAGGGCTGAAGCACAACAGCGCCGACTATCTGCATCTGTACGCTGAAGTCATCAAATGCGTGTTTTCGGATCGCGAGTATTTCTATGGCGATCCGAGTTTTCTCGACGTGCCGCTCGATCATCTGTTTAGCGATGCCCACCTCGCCGATTGCGCTGCGCTGATCGATCGCGCGCGCGCAATGCCCGACATGCCGCCGCCGATCGGGCGCGATGCCGAGCGCTACCGGATCGGCAAGGGCTCTCCGGAGCGCGATCCCGATACGTCGTATCTGTGCGCGGTCGATCGTTGGGGCAATGCGTTTTCCGCGACGCCGTCCGATGCGTCGTGGCGCTCGCCGGTCATTCCCGGGCTCGGCATCGTGCCGTCCGGACGCGGCACGCAATCGCGTCCCGACCCGCGTCATCCGTCGGGACTTGCGCCGGGCAAGCGGCCGCGTCTCACGCCGAACCCGGCGATCGTCGTGCGCAAGGACGGCGCCGTGATGCCGTTCGGCGCGCCTGGCGGCGACTCGCAGGTGCAGTCGATGGCGCAGGTGTTCCTCAACATCTTTCACTTCGGGATGGATGTGCAGGAAGCTATCGATGCGCCGCGCGTGCGGTCGTGGAGTTTCCCGTCGTCGTTTGCGCCGTACGAGCACTACCCGGGGCTGCTCGGCATCGAAGGGCGCATCCCCACCGACGTGATTGCCGAGTTGGAAAAGCGCGGCCATACGGTCGAGGTCTATCCCGACTACACGCGCAAGACTGCGAGCGTCGAGGCGATCCTCGCGGAGCCCGGCGGCGGTTTCCTGCGCGCGGGCGCCGATCCGCGCCAGCCAGCGTATGCGATCGCGCGCTGA